One window of Leopardus geoffroyi isolate Oge1 chromosome B3, O.geoffroyi_Oge1_pat1.0, whole genome shotgun sequence genomic DNA carries:
- the GPR65 gene encoding psychosine receptor — MNSTCLEEQHYFDHYLFPVIYIFVVIASVPANIGSLCVSFLQAKKENELGIYLFSLSLSDLLYTSTLPLWIDYTWNNDNWTFSHALCKGNAFFMYMNFYSSTAFLTCIAVDRYLAVVHPLRFSFLRTRRSAFVVSLSIWVLETMFNGIILWKDETTIEYCEAKKSNFTLCYDKYPLEKWQINLNLFRTCTGYAIPLVIIMICNQKVYQAVQHNQATENNEKKRIIKLLISITLTFVLCFTPFHVMLLIRSILEHDVNPDKHIFDHNKSGNPTYTMYRITVALTSLNCVADPILYCFVTETGRADMWNILKFCTGKLDNSQGQRRSILSMSTRDTVELDILE; from the coding sequence atgaacagcaCATGCCTTGAAGAACAGCACTACTTCGATCACTATTTATTTCCAGTTATTTACATCTTTGTGGTTATAGCCAGTGTTCCAGCCAATATtgggtctctgtgtgtgtcttttctgcaagcaaagaaggaaaatgaattagGAATTTACCTCTTCAGTTTATCACTATCAGATCTGCTCTACACATCAACTCTCCCTCTATGGATTGATTACACTTGGAATAATGACAACTGGACGTTCTCCCATGCTCTGTGCAAAGGGAATGCTTTCTTCATGTACATGAACTTTTACAGCAGCACAGCATTCCTCACCTGCATCGCCGTTGACCGGTATTTAGCAGTTGTCCACCctttgaggttttcttttctaagGACAAGAAGATCCGCCTTCGTGGTCAGCCTGTCCATCTGGGTGTTGGAAACCATGTTCAACGGTATCATTCTGTGGAAAGATGAAACGACTATAGAATACTGTGAGGCCAAAAAGTCTAATTTTACTTTATGCTATGACAAATACCCCCTGGAGAAATGGCAAATCAATTTGAACTTGTTTAGGACATGTACAGGCTATGCAATACCTTTGGTCATTATAATGATTTGCAACCAGAAAGTCTACCAAGCTGTGCAGCATAATCAAGCCACGGAAAACAACGAAAAGAAGAGAATCATAAAACTACTTATTAGCATCACGTTGACTTTCGTCCTGTGTTTCACTCCCTTTCATGTGATGCTGCTGATTCGCAGCATTTTAGAGCATGATGTGAACCCTGATAAACATATATTTGACCACAACAAGTCCGGGAATCCAACTTACACAATGTATAGAATCACGGTGGCACTAACAAGTTTAAATTGTGTTGCTGATCCAATTCTGTACTGTTTTgtaactgaaacaggaagagctgatatgtggaatatattaaaattctgtACTGGGAAGCTTGATAACTCACAAGGGCAAAGAAGAAGCATACTTTCTATGTCTACCAGAGACACCGTGGAGTTAGACATCCTGGAATAG